A single genomic interval of Methylocystis sp. IM3 harbors:
- a CDS encoding PAS domain S-box protein, with amino-acid sequence MAFMVARQRPAVAYAVAIGAVALAAWIRLTASDWFIEGVPFLTFFPAVLVATVVGGLGAGLFAAACSVGVAWYFFLEPSLAWKLSAKAVVSLLSFSFVSGLIAGVVSLLQSAIDRIALQEQGQRALIEAAPNGIIVVGPRGEIVDANSSAEKLFGYDRKELIGSSVEMLVPRSVAPVHVGLRSRFQAAPETRPMGAGRDLAGRRKDGSEVPLEIGLNPMEWNGQKAVLAMITDITERKQHEESQAVLARELEHRVGNMFAVILAMIRRTLTRGRNVAEAADILTQRVQLLADAYAVLSESMFKNISLDRLFDIAIGGFKDQVMSTGVNVRVNAKVGQAFSFIVHELLTNAVKHGALSVPSGRVSVRKEIETIDGRQVLVFNWQEVGGPPATAPARKGFGSFILLESPRQFGGEATVAYEPGGLRYELRLPLDSIS; translated from the coding sequence ATGGCGTTCATGGTGGCGCGGCAGCGGCCGGCCGTCGCTTACGCCGTGGCCATCGGGGCGGTGGCGCTCGCCGCATGGATCCGTCTGACGGCGAGCGACTGGTTCATCGAGGGGGTTCCTTTTCTCACCTTCTTTCCGGCGGTGCTCGTGGCGACCGTCGTGGGCGGGCTGGGGGCGGGACTTTTCGCAGCCGCCTGCTCGGTCGGCGTCGCCTGGTATTTTTTTCTGGAGCCATCGCTCGCCTGGAAGCTCAGCGCAAAGGCAGTGGTTTCTCTCCTGTCCTTCAGTTTCGTTTCCGGATTGATCGCAGGCGTCGTCTCGCTGCTGCAGAGCGCAATCGACAGAATCGCCCTGCAGGAGCAGGGGCAGCGTGCGCTCATCGAAGCGGCGCCCAACGGCATTATCGTGGTTGGGCCGCGCGGCGAGATAGTGGACGCCAATTCCAGCGCCGAGAAGCTATTTGGCTATGACCGCAAAGAGTTGATCGGCAGCAGCGTCGAAATGCTCGTGCCGAGAAGCGTCGCGCCCGTTCATGTCGGTCTTCGAAGCCGGTTCCAAGCCGCACCCGAGACGAGGCCGATGGGGGCGGGCCGCGATCTGGCGGGCCGACGCAAGGACGGCAGCGAGGTTCCTCTCGAAATCGGATTGAACCCCATGGAGTGGAACGGGCAGAAGGCCGTTCTCGCCATGATCACCGACATAACGGAAAGGAAGCAGCACGAGGAAAGCCAGGCGGTGCTCGCCCGCGAGCTGGAGCACCGCGTTGGCAATATGTTCGCGGTCATTCTGGCGATGATCCGCCGCACCTTGACGCGGGGCCGAAACGTCGCCGAGGCGGCGGATATATTGACGCAGCGCGTTCAGCTGCTGGCGGACGCCTATGCCGTTCTCTCCGAGTCGATGTTCAAGAACATCTCGCTCGACCGGCTGTTCGACATTGCGATCGGCGGGTTCAAAGACCAGGTGATGTCGACAGGCGTCAATGTCCGCGTCAACGCCAAGGTCGGGCAGGCTTTTTCCTTCATCGTGCACGAGCTTCTGACAAACGCCGTCAAGCATGGGGCGTTGTCGGTCCCGAGCGGACGGGTGTCAGTTCGCAAGGAGATCGAGACGATCGACGGCCGGCAAGTCCTCGTCTTCAACTGGCAGGAGGTGGGCGGCCCGCCGGCGACCGCCCCGGCGCGCAAGGGGTTTGGCAGTTTCATCCTGCTCGAGTCGCCGAGGCAATTCGGCGGCGAAGCGACTGTGGCCTATGAGCCGGGCGGCTTGCGCTACGAACTGCGCTTGCCGTTGGATTCGATCAGCTGA
- a CDS encoding polysaccharide deacetylase family protein, whose product MLVWRDRAIGLGLRLLHASRAHRLAAPLTRGAGVILMFHRVRPANDDDFAPNAGLEITPQFLDLLLHHLRARGYEILSLDAALALLGSERPRARPFAVLTFDDGYCDLVDHALPILERHRAPFVAYLTAGFADGAARLWWLELEESIRRLAQIDIAVAGRRIVRRCESAREKQAAFAEVYRAIRGGGETALLTVVAALSARAGVDAGAMAAQSCLDWGAIRSLARYELATIGAHSLTHPRLAKLDATAARREMAESRARIMEETGVAPRHFCYPVGDRTSAGRREFDLAAELGFESAVTTRPGLIFPDHRHHAHALPRLSVNGKFQSLSALDVLLSGAPFALLNRGRRVSA is encoded by the coding sequence ATGTTGGTTTGGCGGGATCGTGCGATCGGCTTGGGTCTGCGGCTGCTTCACGCCAGCAGGGCGCATAGGCTCGCGGCTCCGCTGACGCGCGGCGCCGGCGTCATTCTCATGTTTCACCGCGTGCGGCCGGCGAACGACGATGATTTCGCACCTAACGCGGGCCTGGAGATTACGCCGCAATTTCTCGATCTCCTGCTTCATCATCTGCGCGCTCGAGGCTATGAGATTTTGTCTCTCGACGCCGCTTTGGCGCTGCTTGGCTCGGAGAGGCCGCGCGCCCGGCCTTTCGCCGTTCTCACCTTTGACGACGGTTATTGCGATCTTGTCGACCACGCGCTTCCAATCCTGGAGCGCCATCGCGCGCCCTTCGTCGCCTATCTGACCGCCGGCTTTGCCGATGGCGCGGCGCGCCTGTGGTGGCTCGAACTGGAGGAGTCGATCCGCAGGCTCGCGCAGATAGACATTGCCGTCGCGGGGCGCCGCATTGTGCGGCGCTGCGAAAGCGCTCGAGAGAAGCAGGCCGCATTTGCAGAGGTGTACCGGGCGATCCGCGGGGGCGGCGAGACCGCGCTGCTCACGGTCGTCGCGGCTCTTTCAGCGCGGGCGGGCGTCGATGCGGGCGCGATGGCCGCGCAGTCCTGCCTGGATTGGGGCGCCATCCGTTCGCTTGCGCGTTATGAACTGGCGACCATCGGCGCGCATTCGCTCACCCATCCGCGGCTCGCGAAACTCGACGCGACCGCCGCGCGCCGGGAGATGGCCGAGAGCCGTGCGCGCATCATGGAGGAGACGGGCGTGGCCCCGCGCCATTTCTGCTATCCGGTGGGCGATCGGACGTCCGCGGGGCGGCGGGAATTCGATCTTGCCGCCGAGCTGGGGTTCGAGAGCGCAGTGACGACCCGGCCGGGTTTGATCTTTCCCGACCATCGCCATCATGCGCACGCCCTGCCGCGCCTCTCTGTCAACGGCAAGTTCCAGAGCCTCTCGGCCCTCGACGTTCTGCTGAGCGGCGCGCCCTTCGCCTTGCTCAACCGAGGCCGGCGCGTGTCCGCCTGA
- a CDS encoding M48 family metallopeptidase, which produces MSFMGVLICVAIALSAALGIYLRKRQIDTVAANRATVPADFTDQVSLEDHRRAADYTVARTRFGMAETVYDAGVSILWLAAWMAPVYLFVSQYFEPGLTRSVAFVLMVTALSHLLETPFSLANAFWLEERFGFNRLTLKTYLLDEAKSALLGFLIATPLLYGMFWLLGALPNSWWLVAYAAFMAITIAMTVIYPTLIAPLFNTFTPMEEGSTKSRMEALLQKCGFESRGLYVMDASKRSAHGNAYFTGFGKAKRIVFFDTLLEKHTLDEIESILAHELGHFKFGHVRQMILQAAIIAFIGFAALYWAFGSETFAGWFGLPHDPGVVLIALLFAKEPVSHLLHPLLAARSRKNEFEADDFARRIVGKEPMISALTRLTRDNLATLTPDPLYAKFYFSHPPVPMRVAQLRGAVEA; this is translated from the coding sequence ATGAGCTTTATGGGCGTTCTCATCTGCGTGGCCATCGCGTTGTCGGCGGCGCTGGGCATTTATCTGCGCAAGCGACAGATCGACACCGTCGCGGCCAATCGCGCTACGGTTCCCGCCGATTTCACTGACCAGGTTTCGCTTGAGGACCATCGTCGCGCCGCTGACTACACAGTCGCGCGCACCCGGTTCGGCATGGCCGAGACCGTCTATGACGCGGGCGTCTCGATCCTCTGGCTCGCGGCCTGGATGGCGCCCGTCTATCTCTTCGTCTCGCAATACTTCGAACCGGGCCTTACGCGCAGCGTCGCCTTCGTGCTGATGGTGACGGCGCTCTCCCATCTGCTCGAAACCCCGTTCTCCCTCGCTAACGCCTTCTGGCTGGAGGAGCGTTTCGGCTTCAACCGGCTCACGCTCAAGACCTACCTGCTGGACGAGGCAAAAAGCGCGCTGCTCGGCTTCTTGATCGCGACGCCGCTGCTATACGGCATGTTCTGGCTGCTCGGCGCCTTGCCGAACAGCTGGTGGCTTGTCGCCTATGCTGCGTTCATGGCCATCACCATCGCCATGACGGTGATCTATCCGACGCTGATCGCGCCTCTCTTCAACACATTCACGCCGATGGAGGAGGGGTCCACCAAGTCGCGCATGGAGGCGTTGCTGCAAAAATGCGGCTTCGAGTCCAGGGGGCTTTACGTGATGGACGCCTCCAAGCGTTCGGCTCACGGCAACGCCTATTTTACGGGCTTCGGAAAGGCGAAGCGGATCGTCTTCTTCGACACGCTTCTCGAAAAGCACACGCTCGACGAGATCGAATCCATCCTCGCCCACGAACTCGGCCATTTCAAATTCGGCCATGTGCGACAGATGATCCTGCAGGCCGCGATCATCGCCTTCATCGGCTTCGCGGCGCTCTACTGGGCGTTTGGAAGTGAGACCTTCGCGGGCTGGTTCGGCCTGCCGCATGACCCCGGCGTGGTGCTGATCGCTCTGCTTTTCGCCAAGGAGCCGGTTTCGCACCTTCTGCACCCGCTGCTCGCCGCGCGCTCGCGCAAGAACGAGTTCGAGGCCGATGATTTTGCTCGCCGCATCGTCGGCAAGGAGCCGATGATTTCCGCCCTGACGCGTCTCACGCGCGACAATCTGGCCACGCTCACGCCCGATCCACTCTATGCGAAGTTCTATTTTTCGCATCCGCCGGTCCCCATGCGCGTGGCCCAACTGCGAGGGGCCGTCGAAGCTTGA
- the clcA gene encoding H(+)/Cl(-) exchange transporter ClcA, with amino-acid sequence MNGGPPFQLSPHAREGEPITALGAKERAEAARYHFDLLVLSALALVVGAAAGVVGAFYRLSLDAADRLRDVLVAWAQGRGLFGLSCSIAVCALAACVAAWMVKRFSPHASGSGIPHVEAVLHGEAPPAPFVLLPVKFFGGVLAIGSGLALGREGPSVQIGAVIGQFVGKISRRNWPDCRALLAAGAGAGLATAFNAPMAGAVFVLEELVQKFEHRTAIAALGASSTAIATAHFLLGDSPEFATSLNYPAPAIGPLFFVFGGLMGFLGVFYNRLLFATLAVYDSFSGPSVEVRAALTGAAVGALAWFAPRLVGGGDGITQAALSGSQDIFILPFVLMLRFGLGSASYATGTPGGLFAPMLALGALAGLFFGVICGLLLPGLDIQPQAFAVVGMTALFTAAVRAPLTGMVLVTEMTGNAVLLLPMLAACFTAMLAPTLLSEAPIYESLRERLLRR; translated from the coding sequence GTGAACGGCGGGCCTCCTTTCCAACTCTCCCCGCATGCGCGGGAGGGGGAGCCGATTACGGCCCTCGGGGCAAAGGAGCGTGCTGAGGCGGCGCGCTATCATTTCGATCTTCTCGTGCTTTCGGCGCTGGCGCTGGTCGTCGGCGCCGCCGCAGGCGTCGTCGGAGCGTTCTATCGGCTGTCGCTCGACGCAGCCGACAGGCTGCGGGACGTTCTTGTTGCGTGGGCGCAGGGCAGGGGGCTGTTTGGCCTGTCGTGCAGCATTGCGGTCTGCGCCCTTGCCGCCTGCGTCGCCGCCTGGATGGTGAAGCGATTCTCGCCCCATGCCTCGGGGAGCGGCATTCCCCACGTCGAAGCGGTTCTTCACGGCGAAGCGCCGCCGGCTCCCTTTGTTCTGTTGCCGGTGAAATTCTTCGGCGGCGTGCTCGCCATCGGGTCGGGGCTCGCCCTCGGCCGGGAAGGACCAAGCGTCCAGATCGGCGCCGTGATCGGCCAGTTCGTCGGAAAAATCTCTCGGCGAAACTGGCCCGATTGCCGCGCGCTGCTCGCGGCGGGCGCCGGGGCGGGGCTGGCGACGGCCTTCAATGCGCCGATGGCGGGAGCGGTCTTTGTGCTCGAGGAGCTCGTTCAGAAATTCGAGCATCGCACGGCCATAGCCGCGCTCGGCGCCTCGTCGACCGCGATCGCCACGGCCCATTTCCTGCTCGGGGACTCGCCCGAATTCGCAACCTCGCTCAACTACCCCGCGCCAGCGATCGGCCCGCTTTTCTTCGTCTTCGGCGGGCTGATGGGCTTCCTGGGCGTCTTCTACAACCGCCTGCTCTTTGCGACGCTCGCCGTCTATGACAGCTTTTCGGGACCGTCGGTCGAAGTGCGCGCGGCGCTGACTGGCGCGGCGGTCGGGGCGCTTGCCTGGTTCGCGCCGAGGCTCGTCGGCGGCGGCGACGGCATCACCCAGGCGGCGCTGTCGGGCTCGCAGGACATTTTCATCCTCCCATTCGTGCTGATGCTGCGGTTTGGGCTGGGATCGGCTTCCTATGCGACAGGAACGCCCGGCGGGCTCTTCGCGCCGATGCTTGCGCTCGGGGCGTTGGCGGGGCTCTTTTTCGGGGTGATCTGCGGCCTGCTGCTCCCGGGTCTCGATATCCAGCCGCAGGCTTTCGCCGTGGTCGGCATGACGGCGCTGTTCACCGCCGCCGTGCGTGCGCCGCTCACCGGCATGGTTCTGG